A window of Hypomesus transpacificus isolate Combined female chromosome 7, fHypTra1, whole genome shotgun sequence genomic DNA:
acacacacgttgcatCACTGGGTTCCCAGACTCCTACCCAAGCAGAGCAAGTGTCTCCCTTGAAGAAGACTGACCCACTGCAAACAGAACCAGCTGTGCTTCTCACTGATAGCTGGTGTTTGTTGTAACAGACAACTGATACTGGGAGAAAGCTCATCCAGCTGTTTACATGTCTTACTAAAACATCCAGGGTGAAATCATTCTTGCTTGAAAAATAATCTGTCCAGTTTAATTTCTTCAGAAGTGTACTACTTTTGGAGTAGGAGAATAATCCCCATACAGTAAGATATATGCCTACACATTACAAAACACTCAATACATGGTTGAAAGGTTTCAGTAGTCATAATTTTAAACATCTCCGGGTCTTGTCACAGCTGTGATCGATGGAACTGGAATTCTTCGCAGTCTTCTGGAAGAAACGCACGCCAGGTAATTACGATATTGAAAGCAGACAGTTCTGCACCATGCCAGGAGCATTTATAAACCCCGTCCCCCTCGCCCCCAAATCATCACCTCAAAACTTGTTCTCTCTTTGTTGTGACTACAATGCCACAGAGATCTGGAAGGGGAGAGTGTGCTAAGATTTTCCAATAATTATTTCATTCACCGCTGGTGATtcatggtaaaaaaataaaacacacatagCTTTCATGGAGGATGCTTAAACTCCAGCCAGCATCTGGTAGATCTTGTCACTCTACAACACCAGTCTAATGTAGCCTTCAGTAGAGGGCTAAAACTGTACTAAAAAAGTGCAGTGAACATCAATTAATAATACATAATTTAGTAAAAAATCGACAAGTAGGGATAGTCTTCGTCGTCAAGTCCATAGACTGTAGGTTTTCTCTGGACCAAACATTACTGTAGCTTAGGAACCTCCATGCCATCATGTCAGTTATAAAGTGTAAAACAAACTAAAGATGTAATGAAGCACTGATTCAGTTGTACTTTCCAGTGTAGAAACGTGCCAATAAGAGAGTGAATTGATGAAAGCTGTATAACAGAATGACAGAAAGAATTGATAATCACCAATAATAGCTCTTGTAAAGGTGACTGTTTGTTTTTCCCAGGCCAGTTCGTTCACTAGCCCAGACTTCAGGCTCTCAAGCATTTTAAATCTCTGTTACCCaagcaaatctataaataaTTGTAGGAGCCGGTGTTTGTTGCCAAAGATGGTTATTCGTTGGAAGGAGCATATTTTCATTTGAAAACAGGACGAATGCCAGGCTTCAGCCCTCAGTCTTTAGCCGGGTACACAAGGCTAAGGCCCTTCACAGCCTGTGCCAGAAATAACCGCACCGGTTGGCTTAAGTGTAGGACTGGATGGAGCATGGTGGGGTTAAAGGCCCAGTCCGTGATTTGTTACCAGGATTCTCATTGCCTTTTAGTTCTGGGTTAGCTATTCTACAAGGAAGTGTATTCAAACAGACACGCAGGCTGGAATcaggcacacaaccacacacgaaCAACAAAGCAAGAGCTGGGGTTTGATGTTAAACCAGACAACAGTCTAGTAAATCTTCTCCCTCTAAGAAAGGAAATAACTATGGTTATTCTCTTCTGAGGAAGAGACTTCTTAGTAACAGCAAAATAAGGCCAGTTGAGGAACCCATTTACTGCCAGATTAGATAGATTTACAGATGAACGGACGTTTAATCGGTTGATAGATATATAAAGTGCCTTATGATTATCCCAGAGTAAATACAGCCAATTCTCTCCAGCCGCTCTGTGGATCACAATGCCAACTCCCAGAGTGCACTGGGGGAAGAATGAGAATAATCTTGATCAGGATTATGACTTTGTCAGTCTTCACCTTGGGTATATGTCTGGGCACAGAGGTGAGGCAGGATTGCTAACTGTAGGAGCTGAAGAACAACGACGAATTCGGGGTGACACAATATGCACTAAACGTTTATTTATCAGGGATACTGGAACTCCGCCTCTAAGATCACATGACTGAACACAGCATATCACAGACATTTATCATCTGAGACACATCACTGATCCAGCTACCTCCACACTAAGGAGATTTACGGTTTAAACCATTTCCTGCATCGTCTCAAAGCAGCTTCTGAAAATAATTACTGATTTTTTTATCTCTGTGAGAAGAATTTAAACACTGTTATATCTGTGAAGTTGCCTTCACATACACAATTGTTATGGAGAAAAGACCTAATGGACTGCAGTGTCAAGATTTGTATGGACTTTCATGCCACCAACTGCAGAGAAACCTCTGTCAAGTGTCCATCCCATCACTCAGCCTCTCgtcataaaaaatacaaaataaaactcAAGTTTAGTCCAGGTGCCGTGATTGTAAATTGTTCAGGGAAAGATTATTTCAACAAATCATGAAGAAATCCAGCAGGTCAACACGTTTCAACAAGCTCCTTTGTTCTTTGGATAAACGAGTGTCTCCTGCGGTTCGCTCTGAAACAGACATGACTCAGCACTATTTCCTGTATATCTTTCACCTGAAATACAATCCTACTGGCTCAGTAATTTCAATTCCACATCCTGTTTAAAGTAAAGCTTCATTGTTTGTTGTGAGGTCATATAAACGCAATAGGCTATCCCTCAGCTAAAACTCACCTTGGCAGAGAAGAGGGTGAAACGGTTGGGATTTTTGTTCAGTTAAAAATACAGAGTTTTTAAATAGACACATAGGGAAGATAGTCAAGTTCTCCCTTTGGCCAGATAGGGAAGTTCTCTCCAGACAGATAGAGAAGTTTTTCCTTCCTCTGGAAGTGGATGAATAAATACACACTGCTCTCTAGTGGCCATTGTAGGTGGTTGAACATTGTATTTTTGTATGTGGTCCTTTCCAGCTCATCTCACCCACACAGACCTTGTGTTCCCTACTCCTGTTCAGGTCAGGATTATTTCCCTCCGTTCgtgcttccttccttccttgttTACTTCCGGTCTTCCTCCCTGTCAGCAGTCACACTGTTTCTTCTCTACGGAGCCGAAGGTGGCAGGCCCGTTGACGGGTCGGGAGTTGGATCGGAGCAAGATGCGTGTGGAGTCTTGTTCCCCCTGCTGGACGGACAGGCCGTTGCGTGCAAGCAGCTCTCGGGCCATCATCAGGAAGGCCTCCTCCACATACTGCGCCTCCTTGGCCGACGTCTCCAGAGCAGCCAAGATGCCTCGCTCCTCCGCCAGGGAGCAAGACTCCTCAAACGGGACCTCCCGCTGCTCCTCCATGTCACACTTGttacctggggagggagggaggcagggaggcagggagggagggaggcagggagggagggaggcagggaggcagggagggaggcagggagggagggaggcagggaggcagggagggagggaggcagggaggcagggaggcagggagggagggaggcagggaggcagggaggcagggagggagggaggcagggaggcagggaggcagggaggcagggaggcagggagggagggaggcagggagggagggaggcagggaggcagggagggagggaggcagggaggcaggaagggggggaggcagggaggcagggaggcagggagggagggagggaggcagggaggcagggaggcagggagggagggaggcagggaggcagggaggcagggagggagggaggcagggaggcagggaggcagggaggcagggagggagggaggcagggaggcagggagggagggaggcagggagggagggaggcagggaggcagggaggcagggaggcaggaagggggggaggcagggaggcagggagggagggaggcagggaggcagggaggcagggagggagggagggcatgtTAGTTACTAGGTATAGAAGCCCTAATAAGATCACCTGGATCTAAAGCGTTTCCAAAACTCTTTAATCCCCACAGTGTTCTGCTGTTGTCGTCAGACCGTCCATGTTGCGGTGGGAACGTCTCTCACCTATGAGGACAAGCAGCACGTTGGCCGCTCCGTACAGCTCCACCTCCCTGATCCAGTGAGGCATCGAGTCAAACGTTCCTCGGCGCGTGA
This region includes:
- the LOC124469717 gene encoding ras-related protein Rab-19-like; translation: MQPAATEQDDSFDFLFKIILIGDSNVGKTCVVQSFKSGSFSAKQQNTIGVDFTVRTLDIEGKRVKLQVWDTAGQERFRTITQSYYRSAHGAMIAYDITRRGTFDSMPHWIREVELYGAANVLLVLIGNKCDMEEQREVPFEESCSLAEERGILAALETSAKEAQYVEEAFLMMARELLARNGLSVQQGEQDSTRILLRSNSRPVNGPATFGSVEKKQCDC